The genomic interval CGTGGTTCCAGCCGCTCTCTTCCACGCCCTTGCCGATCAGGATGCCAAGCACCAGGCCCGGCACGGCGTTGCCCATGATGAGCTGCGCCAGACCGCCGAAGATGGTGGCCCAAAAGCCGGACTTCTTGCCCGCCTCTATGGCGGCCAGCCAGAAGATCACCGGCATGACGGTGTTGACCAGCAGGTTGGCGGCTGGCACCAGCACCTTGACCGCAGTGACCTGCAGGGCCTCGGGCACGGCCGCCGCCGTGCTGTTGAGGAAGGCGACGACGATGGCACCTATGATGCCGCCGGCGATGGCCATCTTCTTCGGGTCGTGCAGGGTAGTGGCGAGATCCCGGTTCTTGAACAGCAGCGCGGCCGTGGCCCAGTGCGGGATGATGCGGTGATCCACGTCCTGGGTGAAGGCACCTGCCGCGACCGTGGAGGCCCAGGCGTTGAAGAAGAAGCCAAGCCCGAACGAGAAGTGGGAGGCGGGATCCCCTTCGCAGGAGTTGAGCTCACCCAGGGTACGGAAGGCACCCATGCCCTGTACTGTCGGGGCGTGGAACATCCGCGCCGCACCGGCTCCCACGCCGACGCCCACCAGGCCGCCGATGATGAGTGACTTCATCAAAATGATTAGAAACATCCAACATGTCCTTTTGGTTGTGGGGTTACACCCTGGTGAAATCCACCTTGTCGACATCCAGGCTGCTGACCTTGACCCTGATCTCCAGCTGGACCCTGAACTCGCGGCGCTGGCGCGGCAGGAAGAAGAACAGGAACTTCTCCACCCGCACCGACTCCTCGGCCTTGAGCACCCGGACCTCGAGCGGCTCGATCCGCAGCATCACCCTGGGGTTGTCCTTGAGCAGGCTGGATTGCACCTGGCCGAGGGCGGCGGCAAACGCCTGCTGGCGGGTCGCCCCCTTGCCGTTGACCATGACCTGGGTGGTGAAGTCCTCTTTCATCAGGCGCGCCCGTGTTTCTTGGCGAAGGCTTCGACCAGCTTCTGACCCAGCTCTTCCTTGTCCATGAAGCCGAAGCCCAGCACCACGCAGCCTTCGTTGATGGCGGTGATGCCCTCCTCGACGGAGCGCATGCCGTAGCGGCACTTGTAGCCGTATTTGGTCTGGGCCGTGATGGCGCCGGCGCCGCCGCTGCCGCAGAAGGAGATGCCGAGATCCGCCTGCTCCTTGTTCATCACATCACCGAGTTTCATGTCGGCGGCCATGCCGGGGATGACGGTCACTGTGGCGCCGGCGGCTTCTGCCCCGGCTCCTACCTTCTGACCCTTGCCGAGGCGATCTCCAATCACGAGTTTGATGGCTGACATTTAGATTTCTCCTTTGACTGAGCTGAGTTCATTTTCTTTGGCAACTTCGAAATGGACGGACAAGAGGTGGGCCTCTTCATAGGCCAGCCTGTCCAGCCAGCCGACCACCTGTTCGGCGAGGCGCAGGGAGAGGGGGGAGATCTCCTCGAACAGGCTGAGGTCGACCTCGGGCAGGGCTTCACCGCTGTGGGAGCGCCACACCATGGCCTTGACGTGGGAGGCGAGCATCTGTTTCTGCACCTCGTTGGGGATGATGCCCTGATCCGCCAGCAGGCCGTGGATGCGCGCCAGAGTGAGATCTGTCTTGCGCAGCAACGCCGGGCTGTTCGGGGTCAGGGCGGTGTCGTGAGTGTCGGTAGTCAAGGTCTGCTCTCCAAGGCTGGCAGAAAGGATGGGATTACCTTAAAACGGGGAAGAGAGCGGGAGGAGGCACCGTTTTTCCGATTCGAAATGGAAATTCCGGGGAAAAAGCCCCGAAAGAGGCCGGATTTGTGGCGACAAGGGGGAAAGGGAGGGGATTGACCCCGGTGCTGTGTGAGCGGGACCACAGTTTCACCCCGCAGCCGCCCGATCGTGCGCGGGTGGAAACTGTGAGTCATCTCACGCCAGGGAAGGGGGGTCTGAGAGGGAGGCACGAAAAAGGGGCCCTGATGGCCCCTCTATTGGTTCCCTTGCCGTCAGCTGGCGGGGACTGCGCTGCTGGTGGGCAGATTCTGGTAGCGCACGTCTTCCTCTATGATGACGTCGACGTCCAGGGGCTTGCCATTGCGGATCACCGAGATGGTCAGCTTGGTACCGGGGCGGCTCTCGACGATCTTGTCCATCACGGGGCGTACGCCGCTGATGGCCTCGCCGTTGATCTTGAGCAACACATCCCCGCGCCTGAGGCCGGCCTTGGTGGCGGGGCCGTCGGGATCCAGGCTCTCCACCACCAGACCCTGCAGCTCACCGAGATTCATCATGCGCGCGACTATGGGGTTGATCTCGACGCTGGAGATGCCGAGGTAGCCACGAATGACA from Aeromonas rivipollensis carries:
- a CDS encoding DUF4311 domain-containing protein codes for the protein MFLIILMKSLIIGGLVGVGVGAGAARMFHAPTVQGMGAFRTLGELNSCEGDPASHFSFGLGFFFNAWASTVAAGAFTQDVDHRIIPHWATAALLFKNRDLATTLHDPKKMAIAGGIIGAIVVAFLNSTAAAVPEALQVTAVKVLVPAANLLVNTVMPVIFWLAAIEAGKKSGFWATIFGGLAQLIMGNAVPGLVLGILIGKGVEESGWNHVTRVMMSAIVLLFVLSGFFRGFDMKLIESFHLGIPLWLENVHHLLGSK
- a CDS encoding DUF4312 family protein: MKEDFTTQVMVNGKGATRQQAFAAALGQVQSSLLKDNPRVMLRIEPLEVRVLKAEESVRVEKFLFFFLPRQRREFRVQLEIRVKVSSLDVDKVDFTRV
- a CDS encoding SFCGS family glycine-rich protein; the protein is MSAIKLVIGDRLGKGQKVGAGAEAAGATVTVIPGMAADMKLGDVMNKEQADLGISFCGSGGAGAITAQTKYGYKCRYGMRSVEEGITAINEGCVVLGFGFMDKEELGQKLVEAFAKKHGRA
- a CDS encoding transcriptional regulator, whose product is MTTDTHDTALTPNSPALLRKTDLTLARIHGLLADQGIIPNEVQKQMLASHVKAMVWRSHSGEALPEVDLSLFEEISPLSLRLAEQVVGWLDRLAYEEAHLLSVHFEVAKENELSSVKGEI